The following proteins come from a genomic window of Miscanthus floridulus cultivar M001 chromosome 2, ASM1932011v1, whole genome shotgun sequence:
- the LOC136538155 gene encoding uncharacterized protein — MSPSCERHASARSRWPRGPAGPWFSLLSCSPGPGGTPRRNNYRSKRKEGQAGAASSRRLAMALPAKKVSVSAVVAILLLFFSAASFPVHARSRSYGKIQSTWDDDREYETFKGYLNLQRPRGGRKYQTYQVLLRKHPNGDAMDDKDARRRWYESFLPSTLTDSGEPRLVHCYTFDVNGFLASLTPDQGRGLGVGQQARSSGNVFG, encoded by the exons ATGTCCCCGTCCTGCGAAAGGCATGCATCGGCTCGCTCGCGGTGGCCGCGAGGCCCGGCCGGCCCATGGTTCTCACTTCTCAGCTGCTCCCCCGGCCCCGGG GGTACACCACGTAGAAATAATTACAGATCCAAACGGAAGGAAGGACAAGCAGGAGCTGCGTCGTCCCGGCGGCTGGCCATGGCACTTCCTGCCAAGAAGGTGTCTGTCAGCGCGGTGGTggccatcctcctcctcttcttctctgCTGCATCATTCCCCGTGCATGCACGCAGCAGGAGCTATGGCAAAATCCAAAGCACCTGGGACGACGATAGAGAATACGAAACCTTCAAGGGCTACCTCAACCTCCAAAGGCCCCGGGGCGGCAGAAAATACCAAACGTATCAGGTGTTGCTTCGGAAGCACCCGAACGGCGACGCCATGGACGACAAGGATGCGCGGCGTCGCTGGTACGAGTCGTTTCTTCCAAGCACCCTCACCGACTCCGGGGAGCCACGTCTCGTCCACTGCTACACATTTGACGTCAACGGCTTCCTCGCAAGCCTGACCCCTGACCAGGGCCGAGGCTTGGGTGTTGGCCAACAAGCCAGGAGTTCGGGGAATGTCTTCGGATGA